One window of the Desulfobaccales bacterium genome contains the following:
- the hpnA gene encoding hopanoid-associated sugar epimerase gives MKTLVTGGTGFVGRAVVVELLARGREVRVLVRRRGHPALAGLEVEEVQGDLRDPDSLRAALKGVGRVFHVAADYRLWVPDPEGMYATNVQGTENLLQAAAAAGVERFVYTSTVGTLGNPGDGTPGTEDTPVSLAEMVGHYKRSKFLAEQKVLEFAARGFPVVLVHPSAPVGPWDWRPTPTGQMIVDFLKGRCPAYVETGLNLVHVRDVAQGHLLAEDKGRVGEKYILGCQNLRLSEIFGLLSTLSGVPAPRLRLPYTPVLLMSYVNEFWATYISHKPPRMPLAAVQMAKKYMFFDSTKAVRELGLPQTPVSQALAEAVAWFRERGYV, from the coding sequence ATGAAAACTCTCGTAACCGGGGGCACCGGCTTTGTGGGCCGGGCGGTGGTGGTGGAGCTCCTGGCCCGAGGCCGGGAGGTCCGGGTCCTGGTGCGCCGGCGGGGGCACCCGGCCCTGGCCGGCCTGGAGGTGGAGGAGGTCCAAGGCGACCTCCGGGATCCCGACTCCCTGCGGGCGGCTCTCAAAGGCGTGGGCCGGGTCTTTCATGTGGCCGCGGACTACCGCCTGTGGGTGCCGGACCCGGAGGGCATGTATGCCACCAATGTCCAGGGGACGGAGAACCTGCTTCAAGCCGCAGCCGCCGCCGGGGTGGAGCGCTTCGTGTACACCAGCACCGTGGGCACCCTGGGCAATCCCGGGGACGGCACCCCCGGCACCGAGGACACCCCCGTCAGTCTGGCGGAGATGGTGGGCCACTACAAGCGCTCCAAATTCCTGGCGGAGCAAAAAGTTCTGGAATTTGCCGCCCGGGGCTTCCCGGTGGTCCTGGTGCATCCCAGCGCGCCGGTGGGCCCCTGGGACTGGCGGCCCACCCCCACCGGCCAGATGATCGTGGACTTCCTCAAGGGGCGCTGCCCCGCCTACGTGGAGACGGGCCTCAATCTCGTGCATGTCCGGGATGTGGCCCAGGGCCATCTCCTGGCGGAGGACAAGGGCCGGGTGGGGGAGAAATACATCCTGGGCTGCCAGAACCTCCGGCTCTCGGAGATCTTCGGGCTGCTGAGCACCCTGAGCGGGGTGCCGGCGCCCCGCTTACGCCTGCCCTATACCCCGGTGCTCCTCATGTCCTACGTCAACGAATTCTGGGCCACTTACATCAGCCATAAGCCCCCCCGCATGCCCCTGGCGGCGGTGCAGATGGCCAAAAAATACATGTTTTTTGACAGCACCAAGGCGGTGCGGGAGCTGGGCCTGCCCCAGACACCGGTCAGCCAGGCCCTGGCGGAAGCGGTGGCCTGGTTCAGGGAGCGGGGCTACGTCTGA